Proteins from one Streptosporangium becharense genomic window:
- a CDS encoding electron transfer flavoprotein subunit alpha/FixB family protein, with protein sequence MSEILVLVEHVEGQVKKVTLELLTLARKLGTPSAVWAGAGYSPEAKARLTEHGAEKIYVADSAEIADHLVAPKAELLAQLVAEKSPAAVLVAATAEAKEVAGRLAIKTDSGVLTDAVGIQDGLVAEQSIFGGGVNVRSRVTKGTPIIAVRPNSTPVEAAAGAGTEEQVSVTLSDAARSARIVERVKEEKGARPELTEAAIVVSGGRGVGSPEKFAVIEELADTLGAAVGASRAVTDAGWYPHEFQVGQTGKTVSPQLYLAAGISGAIQHRAGMQTAKTIVAIDKRDDAPIFDFVDFGVVGDLHTVVPQLIDEIKKRK encoded by the coding sequence ATGTCTGAGATTCTCGTTCTGGTGGAACACGTCGAGGGCCAGGTCAAGAAGGTCACGCTGGAGCTGCTGACGCTGGCCAGGAAGCTCGGCACGCCGTCGGCCGTCTGGGCGGGCGCCGGCTACTCGCCCGAGGCCAAGGCCAGGCTCACCGAGCACGGCGCGGAGAAGATCTACGTCGCCGACTCCGCCGAGATCGCCGACCACCTCGTCGCCCCCAAGGCCGAGCTGCTGGCCCAGCTGGTCGCGGAGAAGTCCCCGGCCGCGGTGCTCGTCGCCGCCACCGCCGAGGCCAAGGAGGTCGCGGGCCGCCTCGCCATCAAGACCGACTCCGGTGTGCTCACCGACGCCGTGGGCATCCAGGACGGCCTGGTCGCCGAGCAGTCCATCTTCGGCGGCGGGGTGAACGTCCGCTCGCGCGTGACCAAGGGCACCCCGATCATCGCGGTCCGCCCGAACTCCACGCCGGTCGAGGCCGCCGCGGGTGCGGGTACGGAGGAGCAGGTCTCCGTCACCCTCTCCGACGCGGCCAGGAGCGCCCGGATCGTCGAGCGGGTCAAGGAGGAGAAGGGCGCCCGTCCGGAGCTCACCGAGGCCGCGATCGTGGTCTCCGGCGGCCGGGGCGTGGGCTCGCCCGAGAAGTTCGCGGTCATCGAGGAACTGGCCGACACCCTCGGCGCGGCGGTCGGTGCCTCCCGCGCCGTCACCGACGCCGGCTGGTACCCCCACGAGTTCCAGGTCGGCCAGACCGGCAAGACCGTCTCGCCGCAGCTCTACCTCGCGGCGGGAATCTCGGGCGCCATCCAGCACCGGGCCGGCATGCAGACCGCCAAGACGATCGTCGCCATCGACAAGAGGGACGACGCGCCGATCTTCGACTTCGTCGACTTCGGGGTCGTGGGCGACCTGCACACTGTCGTCCCGCAGCTCATCGACGAGATCAAGAAGCGTAAGTGA
- a CDS encoding MFS transporter, translating to MTRDLRTARTGAVLTFVLAGLMCGSMTVRVPALSDKLGLSEASIGLTLLVWGLGALVAMQSMRVVMTRFGSRSILRVAAPLTAVTLALLAAAPTFPLLLVASTLFGMAFGSVDVAMNAQGSAVERAYGRPLMSGMHAGWCVGAIAAGLLGTAAIAAGLPVTVHLTLIALVSLPVVVLLSRTYLPDPAAPASHDGRATATARRMPPVVYLLGVIAFCAFMVEGTVADWNGLYLRDVLGASEAVAALGYPIFEVGMLAGRLAGDRVRARFGARGMIAASGLATAVTFGVVITAPTTTVALSAMLFVGVAVSTVSPTALSLAGGATANPGPAVAQTGAMGYAGLLLGPVVIGFLADLATLRAGLAIAVVLSVAVAVIARFLPRARTVTTPARAAEPELSMAA from the coding sequence ATGACCCGCGACCTGAGGACGGCTCGAACCGGAGCGGTTCTCACCTTCGTGCTCGCCGGATTGATGTGCGGATCGATGACCGTACGTGTTCCAGCACTCTCCGACAAGCTCGGCCTGTCCGAGGCTTCGATCGGCCTCACCCTCCTCGTGTGGGGGCTGGGGGCGCTCGTCGCCATGCAGTCGATGCGCGTGGTGATGACGCGCTTCGGCAGCCGGAGCATCCTGCGGGTCGCCGCCCCCCTGACGGCCGTCACGCTGGCCCTGCTGGCCGCGGCGCCGACGTTCCCGCTGTTGCTGGTGGCCAGCACCCTGTTCGGCATGGCGTTCGGCTCGGTGGACGTCGCGATGAACGCCCAGGGCTCGGCCGTCGAGCGTGCCTACGGCCGCCCGCTGATGAGCGGCATGCACGCCGGCTGGTGCGTGGGTGCGATCGCCGCCGGCCTGCTGGGCACCGCCGCGATCGCGGCCGGACTGCCGGTCACGGTCCACCTGACCCTGATCGCCCTGGTCTCGCTCCCCGTGGTGGTCCTCCTCAGCCGCACCTACCTGCCCGACCCGGCGGCGCCCGCGAGCCACGACGGCCGCGCGACGGCCACGGCGCGCCGGATGCCGCCGGTGGTCTACCTGCTCGGCGTGATCGCCTTCTGCGCGTTCATGGTCGAGGGCACGGTGGCCGACTGGAACGGCCTGTACCTGCGTGACGTGCTCGGCGCCTCGGAGGCGGTGGCCGCCCTCGGCTACCCGATCTTCGAGGTGGGCATGCTCGCCGGCCGTCTCGCCGGTGACCGTGTCCGGGCCCGTTTCGGCGCCCGCGGCATGATCGCCGCCTCGGGGCTGGCCACCGCCGTCACCTTCGGCGTGGTCATCACGGCTCCGACGACCACGGTGGCCCTGTCGGCCATGCTGTTCGTGGGCGTCGCCGTCTCGACGGTCTCCCCGACGGCCCTCTCCCTGGCCGGCGGCGCGACCGCAAACCCGGGTCCGGCCGTCGCCCAGACCGGCGCGATGGGCTACGCGGGCCTGCTGCTCGGACCGGTGGTCATCGGTTTCCTCGCCGACCTGGCCACGCTGCGGGCCGGGCTCGCCATCGCCGTCGTGCTCAGCGTCGCGGTCGCGGTGATCGCCCGGTTCCTGCCCCGCGCCCGTACGGTCACCACCCCGGCCAGGGCGGCGGAGCCCGAGCTGTCGATGGCCGCCTGA
- a CDS encoding TetR/AcrR family transcriptional regulator, producing MRREELLDAAEDLLCDQGSAALTLTAVAERAGCSKGGLLYHFNTKEALIKGMVERLIEEFDELIEAQGQETYTKNYLAATFAAVQSGRLRRWAVVTGASGNTYLLAPLREAMARWHREGLDREPDPGAAQIVRLACEGLWDVATHDPGLYDDERYAKLKTRLLALLPG from the coding sequence ATGAGACGCGAGGAGTTGCTGGACGCAGCAGAGGACCTGCTGTGCGACCAGGGCTCCGCGGCGCTCACCCTGACGGCCGTCGCCGAACGTGCGGGATGCAGCAAGGGCGGCCTCCTCTACCACTTCAACACCAAGGAAGCCCTCATCAAGGGCATGGTCGAGCGGCTGATCGAGGAGTTCGACGAGCTCATCGAGGCCCAGGGCCAGGAGACCTACACCAAGAACTATCTCGCGGCCACCTTCGCCGCCGTGCAGAGCGGCCGGCTGCGTCGCTGGGCGGTGGTCACCGGAGCCTCCGGCAACACCTACCTGTTGGCGCCGCTGCGTGAGGCGATGGCCCGTTGGCATCGCGAGGGGCTCGACCGTGAGCCCGACCCGGGGGCGGCGCAGATCGTGCGCCTGGCCTGCGAAGGACTGTGGGACGTGGCGACCCACGACCCCGGCCTCTACGACGACGAGCGCTACGCCAAACTGAAAACGCGTCTGCTCGCCCTGCTGCCCGGTTAG
- a CDS encoding cysteine desulfurase family protein codes for MKSAYLDHAATTPMLPEAIEAMTAQLGRVGNASSLHAAGRRTRQVVEEARETIATALGARPSEVVFTSGGTEADNLAVKGLYWARRARGATRILTSAVEHHAALDPAHWLADHQEAVVELLPVDELGRVHPRTLREAVERDPDGVALVSVMWANNEVGTVQPVRELAAIAREHGIPFHSDAVQAVGQLPVTFADSGVDALTISGHKIGGPMGVGALLLARGVDPVPVLHGGGQERDVRSGTLDAPAVAGFAVAVQAAVARQAETAARLTGLRDDLIRRVRQAVPDVILNGDPADRLPGNAHFSFPGCEGDALLMLLDAKGVECSTGSACSAGVAQPSHVLLAMGADAVRARGSLRFTLGHTSTEEDVDRLADVIGHVVERARRAGLT; via the coding sequence GTGAAGTCCGCCTATCTCGATCACGCGGCGACCACGCCGATGCTTCCCGAGGCCATCGAGGCGATGACAGCTCAACTCGGCCGGGTCGGCAACGCGTCCTCGCTGCACGCGGCCGGCCGCCGTACCCGCCAGGTGGTGGAGGAGGCGCGCGAGACCATCGCCACCGCGCTCGGTGCCCGGCCGAGCGAGGTGGTCTTCACCTCCGGCGGCACCGAGGCCGACAACCTCGCCGTCAAGGGCCTGTACTGGGCCCGCCGTGCCCGAGGCGCCACCCGTATCCTGACCAGCGCGGTCGAGCACCACGCCGCTCTCGACCCGGCGCACTGGCTGGCCGACCACCAGGAGGCCGTCGTCGAGCTGCTCCCGGTCGACGAACTGGGGCGGGTGCACCCGCGGACCCTCCGCGAGGCCGTCGAACGCGATCCGGACGGCGTCGCGCTGGTCAGCGTCATGTGGGCCAACAACGAGGTCGGCACCGTTCAGCCGGTCCGGGAGCTGGCGGCCATCGCCCGCGAGCACGGCATCCCGTTCCACAGCGACGCGGTCCAGGCCGTCGGCCAGCTCCCCGTCACCTTCGCCGACTCGGGGGTCGACGCGCTGACGATCTCCGGCCACAAGATCGGCGGCCCGATGGGGGTCGGCGCGCTCCTGCTGGCCCGGGGCGTCGACCCGGTGCCGGTGCTGCACGGCGGCGGCCAGGAGCGCGACGTGCGCTCCGGCACCCTCGACGCCCCCGCCGTCGCCGGCTTCGCCGTGGCGGTGCAGGCCGCGGTGGCCCGGCAGGCCGAGACCGCGGCCCGGCTGACCGGGCTCCGCGACGACCTGATCCGCAGGGTCCGCCAGGCGGTGCCCGACGTGATCCTCAACGGTGATCCGGCCGACCGGCTGCCGGGCAACGCGCACTTCTCCTTCCCCGGCTGCGAGGGCGACGCCCTGCTCATGCTCCTGGACGCCAAGGGCGTGGAGTGCTCGACCGGTTCGGCCTGCTCCGCGGGGGTGGCCCAACCCTCCCACGTCCTGCTCGCCATGGGCGCCGACGCGGTCCGGGCACGCGGCTCGCTGCGCTTCACCCTCGGCCACACCTCCACCGAGGAGGACGTCGACCGGCTCGCCGACGTCATCGGCCATGTCGTGGAGCGGGCCCGCCGCGCCGGGCTCACCTGA